A section of the Lineus longissimus chromosome 1, tnLinLong1.2, whole genome shotgun sequence genome encodes:
- the LOC135500453 gene encoding solute carrier family 35 member G1-like yields MIWKICFDMRWKDRLQNVKGVAAGVMSALCWAIGTIQLKFVQEDASFLQFMTIRCIFITFVSVPFLFVRKEPFFVNNQWLWLSAIFDITATFCIILSFANMAYADASAIFFSQSVFIGVFGFLFFKERCGVFETIITALTVLGVILVVQPASIVNLLNISTLLKNNTGPTTSGHHANRGHHQNLAIFSIPRWQACLIAVLAAILCALSALFTRKCVSSGHGPFTLLFQFKSFGMICYFLILYIVGDFDFPYTLLDCGYLFVAAFGNWLGYLIYFYALKWEKAAVVSISRTTEVAFAYILQIIFISADVNIASISGAAIITCSACACGLLSLRREDGSAAVNDGQNEPLFKETTHD; encoded by the exons ATGATTTGGAAG ATTTGCTTTGATATGAGGTGGAAGGATAGACTGCAGAATGTGAAGGGCGTTGCAGCTGGAGTCATGTCCGCACTCTGCTGGGCCATTGGTACAATTCAACTGAAATTCGTGCAGGAAGATGCTTCTTTTCTCCAGTTCATGACAATCCGGTGCATTTTCATAACTTTTGTTTCTGTGCCATTCTTATTCGTAAGAAAGGAGCCATTCTTTGTGAATAACCAGTGGTTATGGTTGTCCgccatatttgatataacaGCAACGTTTTGTATCATTCTATCCTTCGCCAACATGGCCTACGccgacgccagcgccatcttttTCTCTCAATCAGTTTTTATCGGAGTGTTCGGATTCCTGTTTTTCAAGGAACGTTGTGGCGTTTTCGAGACAATTATAACGGCACTGACAGTTTTGGGGGTAATTTTGGTCGTCCAACCGGCTTCCATTGTTAATTTGCTAAATAtttcaacactgttgaaaaaTAACACAGGGCCAACAACGTCTGGACACCATGCCAACAGAGGTCACCACCAAAATCTCGCGATATTCAGCATTCCAAGATGGCAGGCATGCTTGATTGCTgttctggcagccatcttgtgcGCGCTTTCCGCTCTTTTTACACGAAAATGTGTTAGTTCTGGTCATGGACCCTTTACCCTACTCTTTCAGTTTAAATCGTTTGGCATGATCTGTTATTTCCTCATACTTTACATTGTCGGTGATTTTGATTTTCCCTACACTCTGTTGGACTGTGGATATTTATTCGTGGCGGCATTCGGTAATTGGTTGGGATACCTAATCTACTTTTACGCTCTGAAGTGGGAAAAAGCAGCTGTTGTCTCAATCTCAAGAACTACTGAAGTAGCATTCGCCtacattttgcaaatcataTTTATATCAGCTGATGTGAATATTGCCAGTATTTCTGGAGCAGCGATTATAACATGTTCAGCCTGTGCGTGCGGATTACTAAGTCTTCGGCGAGAGGACGGATCCGCTGCTGTAAATGATGGCCAAAATGAGCCACTGTTTAAGGAGACCACGCACGATTAA